A stretch of DNA from Lawsonibacter asaccharolyticus:
TATTGCAACATTTGCATAAATCGGATCATCGCTCCCAAAGTCAGTAAGCAAAAATCCTTTTTGCCCCAAGTATTGCATCAGGGCGGCTTTCGCAGACGCCGCATTTGGGTCACAGCCAACCGCAATTTTCAGCATCGCCATATTCCTTTCCTGTATGTCAGTTCTCCAGTACGGACTTCATTCCATCTGCCATGGCCTGCAGGAGAATGCAGCAGGAGGTGGCTCCGGCGTCCAGCACACCGCGGGAACGCTCTCCCAGCCGTGCCGCCCTCCCATACTTCGCCGTCAGGTCTTTCGTAGACTGCTTTCCCTGCTCCGCGACCTGCTTCATCTCCTCCAATGCTGCAGAAAAATCCGTTTGGGCATTTGCTGCTTCACGGACATATTGGCAAACAGGATAAAGCGTATCGACGAGAGTCTTGTCACCGGGACGGGCGTCAACAATCTTATAAAGCCCATCCAGGCCGGAGCGGAGCATTTCACTGAATGTTTCCAGCGTAATATCCTCAACATCTTCTATGACAGAGGACATTTCCATGAAAATGGTGCCGTATATCGGCCCCATGGACCCGCCGATTTTATTCAGCAGAACAGATCCCAGATCGAACAGTCCGTCTGAAAGCGAAGTGTCTTGATCCCCCAGCTGTTCTTCGTACAAGGTAAATCCCTTGTTCATGTTCATGCCGTGGTCGCCGTCGCCGATTAGTCCGTCCACATCTCCCAGCAGCTGCTTGTTTTGCTGTATAGAGTGGACCATTGCCAATAAAATACCACGACCGTTTTTGTTTTTTACCACCGACATTTCTGTTCCCTCAATTCTGTTTGAAACCCATCGTCCAGGCATCCATATCCATCAATTCTTTCAGCTCCTCATCCAGCTTCATAACAGTCACCGTAGCTCCCATCATGTCCAGTGAGGTAAAGAAATTCCCAGCATAATGGCGATAGATCCGAATCCCCTTCTCCTCCAGGATGGATTCGATCTCATGATAGAGGACATAGACCTCCATCAAAGGTGTAGCCCCTAAGCCGGACACCAGTACGGCAACCTCGTCCCCACTCTGGAAGGGATAATCAGGCAGCACGATGTCGAGCATGCGCTTGGCCATCTGCTTCGCGCTTTCGATCGGACAAACTTCAATGCCCGGTTCCCCATGGTGCCCGATCCCGACCTCCATGGTTCCCTCTTTGATCTCGAAGTTCGGATGCCCCACTGCGGGAAGAGTACATGGGGTCAGGCCGATCCCAACGCTTCTGCAGTGGTCGATCGCCTTCTGTGCCGCGGAGATGACCTCATCTAATGTACCGCCCTTTGCCGCCTTAGCTCCTGCGCATTTCCACATAAAAATCTCGCCGGCAACGCCACGACGCTTTTCCCGCTGATCTTTTGGCGCAGATGCCACATCATCGTTTGCGACCACAGTCTTTACGGTCAGCCCTTCACGTTTGGCCATCTTGACCGCCATTTTTACATTCATGTTGTCGCCGGAGTAGTTTCCGTACAGGCAGGCGATACCCCGGCCGCCGTCAGCGGCGCGGAAAGCCTCCAGGAAAGCCAGCGCTGCCGGGGAGGAACATATCTCCCCCACCGCAGCAGCATCACACATATTTTTTCCGACATAACCGATAAAGGCCGGTTTATGCCCAGAGCCGCCCCCCGTAACGATCCCAACCTTATCCGCGATGGGCGCATCCACTGCAGCTACAACGCCTCTTGGATTTTCCTCTCCGGTTTTGACCAATTTTACGATATCACTATGGCATTTTACGAAGCCGGCAAGCATTTCATCAACAATATCGTCCGGATTGTTCATGATTCGTTGCATAATTTATCCTCCCCTTGTGTTCAATCATCAGCAGGAAGTCTGTCCCCGTGCACAGTCATTACCCCGCGGCAAAAATCGCAGCAGATTACATCTTCACCATAGAATCAAGCGCCTCTTGCACCCAGCGGACACGGGCATGATCCACGGTTTCCAGCAATGAGCAGTCCGCGGCTACGATCAATCCGTCGGCCCCCGCCTCCCGGACGATCTCCTTTGTGTGCTCTATAACGGCCTTACGATCTGCCAGATAGATCGGGCTGCCTTCTTTGTTATTGAAACCGCCCATGACCGCCTTTTTCTTTGTGAAATATTTGCGTCCATCCTGCAGGGATAATTTATCGGTATGGACATCCCAATGCATTGCCGCACAGGGAAAGTCCTTCCAATTTTCCAGCCTATTGGGCACTCCCCAATATCCGCACAGATGAATGATGTTATACGGAGAGAGACGATTTGCCTCCTGCACCAGTGACAGGTCATAGGGCCGGAGCAGTTCATGATAGCACGCTCCGGTAAAGCCGTTCAAATCATTATTCTGCATCGGCAGAAACATGCCGGTCACACCAGCGTCTGAGATCAGCCGGTGCATAAACTCCATTTTGAACTCGTTCACCCTGGTTATCGCCTCAAACAGGGCGGGCTCGCGCCGTTCCAAATGGTCATAGACCAGTTCATCGCTCGTAGAACTCCTCAGTGTGGACACCGGATTGAAAACATTGTAAAAAACAGCCGTTTCATCCTGAATTGCTTCCCGAAGCCGCTTGATATGGGTAAGCTGATCCTGTACAAACGGATCATCCATACTCGGCAGCGCAATGTGCCTCCAGTCACATGGGCGCTGGACATTCAGGTCGGGAAGAGCTACAAAGCCATCACACATCATTTTTATAAAGTCTTCGCCAGTCTCCCGATAAAAACGGACATGTGAATCCACAAAGTTTTCCTTTTCCATATCGGCCCCCACAAAGTGGTGCCAGAACACCATAGGCGGACGGTCCACCGGCAAACCCTGCAATGCCCGAAGGGTCCGTTCCTTACGGTCCATTTTCTCTACCTCCTTGTATCAGACCAGCACCGTTTGTGAGCTGTCCCTGCGG
This window harbors:
- a CDS encoding dihydroxyacetone kinase, which gives rise to MSVVKNKNGRGILLAMVHSIQQNKQLLGDVDGLIGDGDHGMNMNKGFTLYEEQLGDQDTSLSDGLFDLGSVLLNKIGGSMGPIYGTIFMEMSSVIEDVEDITLETFSEMLRSGLDGLYKIVDARPGDKTLVDTLYPVCQYVREAANAQTDFSAALEEMKQVAEQGKQSTKDLTAKYGRAARLGERSRGVLDAGATSCCILLQAMADGMKSVLEN
- a CDS encoding PTS-dependent dihydroxyacetone kinase, giving the protein MQRIMNNPDDIVDEMLAGFVKCHSDIVKLVKTGEENPRGVVAAVDAPIADKVGIVTGGGSGHKPAFIGYVGKNMCDAAAVGEICSSPAALAFLEAFRAADGGRGIACLYGNYSGDNMNVKMAVKMAKREGLTVKTVVANDDVASAPKDQREKRRGVAGEIFMWKCAGAKAAKGGTLDEVISAAQKAIDHCRSVGIGLTPCTLPAVGHPNFEIKEGTMEVGIGHHGEPGIEVCPIESAKQMAKRMLDIVLPDYPFQSGDEVAVLVSGLGATPLMEVYVLYHEIESILEEKGIRIYRHYAGNFFTSLDMMGATVTVMKLDEELKELMDMDAWTMGFKQN